The nucleotide sequence GTAGCCGCTGCGCGTCCATGAGGCGTGGTCGGAACAGGCGTAGCCGCAGGCCACCTCTCCCCGCCGGGCGCCCGTGTAGGCGTCGGACAGGCGGCCGAGATAGTCGGTCAGCGCCGGCTCGACGTTGTCGGTGACGAGGAACAGCCTGTCGCCGGAGCCGGCGAAGTTGGTCATGTCGAACTGGATGACGCCGGCGACCGCGCGGCCCTCGGCGCGCCAACGCTTGGCGATGTCTCCGGACCCGCGCAGGCCGACCTCTTCCGCCGCGTAGCCGATGAACGCGACCGTGCGCCGGGGACGGAAGCCTCCCTCGGCGAGCACGCGCAAGGCCTCGGTCAGGACGGCGATGCCGGACGCATTGTCGTCGGCGCCGGGCGCGCGCCCCTGGGCCCCCGCGCGGGAGTTGATCGAGTCGAGGTGGCCTCCAAGAACGACGGTCTCCCCGGACAGGTCCGTGCCGGGGAGAACGGCCATGACCGAGGGCTGCTTCCAGCCCGCGTGTTCGACGAGCTCCACGGCGGCCCCGGGGACGCCCTTGAGGATCGCGCGCCAGCGCGCGGCCAGGGCGCGCGCCGCGGCGGCGCCGTCCTCGGTCTGATAGAAGCGGTCATGCCGCGTCGAGAGGTCCTCGATCGTCGCTCTCAGTTCGGACTCTTTCACCGCCGCGGCGAGCGGCCGGACGACGCTCCCCTGATCGACGGTGGGGTTCTCCCCGGCGGGCGCGGCGACGGCCTTAAGGTCCGTCTCGGCCTCCGCGCGCGTGGCGTGGGCGAAGAATCCTCCGCACTTGTTGAAGCGCTCGTGCATCGCCGACGACAGGACCGGCAGGAGCGCGGGATCGACGCGGTAGATCGCGAGACGCGCGTCGGACTGGATCGACGCTCCCATCGCTACGCCCGCGGCGGCAAGCCCGGGCAGGTCCGCGCGCGCAAGCGAGATCCACACCCCCTCGTCCGCCGGTTCCGTCGCCCAGCCCGACGCCGCCACGGCCAGGGCCGCCGTCGCAAGCCGCATCCGCCGCGAGCGGCTCATATTCCCCGCCCGCTCAACCCGGCTTCGAGCCTGCGCGCGGCGTCAAGCGCCGCGCTCCCGGCCGCGGAGATCCTCGGCGCGGCCGGAACCGGCGGCTTGTACCAGCATAAGGGACGAACCCCGACCGTGAAGCCCTCCTCGCGGGTGCAGGCGCCCGGACGCGGGTCGCCGAATGCGAAGCTCTCGGCGGCCGGCTTGACGCAAAGGGCCGATTGGAAGTGGGTGTCCAGCCTGCATTGAGGCGCGGGATGGGCGGCCGACGTCCGAGCCACGCGCGACGGGTCCGGCGCGTCGAACCGGGCGAGCGCGGCCTGTCCCGACAAGGCCTGCGCGACCTTCGCCATGACGAGCCCTGCCATCGCCGAGCGCGCGCACAGCGCGCGCTGGGATGCCGAATCGAACACCACTGAGCAGCGTTTCGCCGCGAACGCGTCGACGCCCGGCCCGGCGCCCGCGCGGAGATTGTCCTTTTCGAGCCAGACGCGGCGATGGCACTTCATGTTGGCGAAATAGTCCGCCTGTCCCTCCACCGACAGGCCGCGGGCCGGGAAACCTCCGAGGTGATGGCCCATCTCGTGGCAGGCGACCAAGGAGAATCCGTCGGGCGTGATCGAGGGATGACGCGCCATCCCTCCGAACATGTTGACGATCCAGCGATCGCCGTCGCGGGAGGCCGAGGCGTTGACGGAGCCGTCGTCCCACTTGCGCCGGATCTCGAGGACGCCGCCCTGCGCGGCGACGATGGGGGCGTAGACCTCCTCCAGGCGATCGAGGATCGCGTCGAATTGGTCCTTGGTCAGTCCGCCCGCGTCGGCGGCCGACGGCCCGGTCCGGACCGGGATATTGGCCCCGTTCTCCGGGAAATAGCCGGCGCACGCGGCGAAGCCGCGCTGAACGGCGGTCGAGGGAGACAGGACGGCGGCCAATACTGCGGCGACGAGAGACTTCCTCATTTCACTCCTCCATTTTCGCCCCACCGCGGCGCCAGGGCGTCCGGCGGCGTCTCGGTCGGGCGCTCATGAGCCCGCGGCTCCAGCCGGACCCAGGTTCGCGGCGGCGAGTAGGGCTGATCGCGGGAAAGGACCCGCGCGTCGGGAAAGCGCGCGCGAGCGTCGCCCCAGGTCGTCTGGGACCACAGCGACCTTTCCAGCACCGTCATCGGCGCGTCCAGCATGGCGCCCGAAACGGCCCGGCCCGCCGTCGGAAGCCACAAGCTCTCGGTTTCCCGGTCCCAGAGAACGAAGGCGTCGAGGCCGCTCCAGAGTTCCGGCGAGAAATAGGTGTAGCCGCTCAAGGCGAAGGTGTGGACGCGCCCGTGGACGCGGCGATCGTAGACCGCGGCCAGATCGGCCAGGGGGCAGAACGCCGCGAAGATTTCCCGGCCGCCGAGCTCGTCGTTGACCACTTCGTGACGCTCCAACAGAGACAGCGGATAGATGCGTGTCTCGCCGGCGATGGTCGCCGTCAAAACGCGCTCGCCGGCCTCCAGCCGCTTGCTCGCGCTCGAGACGGGCTCGAATCGGGGCTCGAGCAGCGCGGGGAAAGCCTCGCGGCCGATGCCGTAATGGAGCTGAGCCGGGCGCAGCCGCGATTCGGTGATGTCGAAGTTCTGAGCCGCGGCCTTGCCTCCCCACAGCCAACGCCGTCCGCCGGCCTGAAACACCTTGCCGTGATCGACGCTGATCGGCCGCCGGTCCCGTCCGCGGTTGGCCAAGGCCGCCTCGGGATCGAGGCCCGCGCAGCCGCCCAAAGTCAGCGCCGTCAACGCCAGCGGGAGAGCGGCTGTCAGCGCGACCGTGACCGTGTTCCTCATGCGCGAAAGAATATGTCTTTCCACGCGACGCGTCATGAGGCATTCGCTCTAGAAGCGCGGCAGGCGCGCGGCGAATAAAAATAGGAAGTCTCGCTTCCTCTCGATCTGCTAAAATTCCCCTCATGAAGGAGTTCTCCGCGATACTCCGGGGCTTGCGCCTCGACGCCGGCCACAAGACGCCCCGGCGCTTCTTCCTCGCCCAGGGCGGGCGGGCGTTCTTCGGCTGCACCTACCGCAACTACGCGAACGTCGAGTACGGACGCTCCCTGCCGAGCCCAGCGCTCATGGAGAAGATCGCCGCGGCTTTACGCCTGATCAGCGACGACGCCCGCGCGCGGCCGCTCCTGAGCGCCTACCTGCGCGCTTTATTGGAGGGCACGTCCCTGTTCGACCACATCCTCCGGGCGCTCGGCCGGGGTCCTCACTCAGCCGCGGACCGCTGGTCCCCCATGAGAAGGGCGTTGGAAGAAAACGTCCGGTCGCGCGCCTTCTCCTTGACGCGCGATCAAACCGACGCCGTCGCCGGGAGCATCGAGGGGCACTGGGCCTTCGGCGTCCTCATTCACGACGGCGGCCGGTGGACCGCGAAGCGCCTGGCGCAGGTCACGGGCCTGCGCGCCGATCGCCTGCGGCGCGTCCTCGAGCGATTGACGAAGCTCGGGCTTTTCGAGCGCGACTCCGAAGGCGGGTACCACTGCCGGCATCACGGAAAGGATTTTCACCTCGCCAAGGGCGGGATGAGTCAGGCGCGCCTGGACGCCCTTCGCCGCCATTTCGTCGAGTCCGGAGAGAAGCACGGCGGGACGAAGGTCTCCCGGTTCCTCTGTCTGCGCGCCTCCGAGCGCGAACTCCAGGCCTACCTTCCGCAGATCTTCGAGGCTTCGTTCAAGGAACTCGGTCTGCTCTCGACCGACGAGAAAAGCGAGGACACGGCCTTCTTCCACGTGGAGGCCGTATATAGGAAAATCCTCCAGTTCTGAAGGCCGGCACTGACCGCGCAGGCCGCTTGAGCGCCGCCTAAAGGGACGCCGGCGACGCCTCCGCCGCGGGGACCTGGAGCGCGCTGAGCAAGCCGGGGCCGAAGCCTCCCTTGAAGGCCGCCAGCGCCACGGCGAGAAGATGCACGGGCGAGGCGCCCGGCACGGCTTCCGGGGGCAGCCGCGAGATGAAGAGAGCGGCCAGAACCGAGACCGCCGCGGCGGCGAGCCATTGCTTCACATCCTCTCCGTTCATAGAACGCAAATATTACATGCCGGGCCGACCGATCGGGAATGGACGGAATGTCAGGGCCTGATGACGTTCCTGCGACCGCCGCTTTTCCGGAAGGTTCACATCTCCTCCATGGCGCTTCATGAGGCGGCTTCGCTAAAACCGGACCATGAACGCTTTCAAGCAATTGAGCCGCTGGCTGGCGCCCGATGCAAACCACGAATCCGCCGATGCTCTCACCCATTACAGCCATTTGCTGGCCAGTTTGTTGACCATGGCCTGGTTCGTCGAAGCGCGCGACCCTTATACCGGCGGGCATCTGTGGCGCGTGTCGCGTTATGCGCGGCTGCTGGCGGAGGATGCCGGTTACGGCGATGCCGATGCGGCGCGGATCAGTCTCGGCGGGTTTTTGCACGATCTGGGAAAAATCGGCGTGCCCGATGCGATCCTGCGCAAGCCTGAACGTCTGACCGACGACGAGTATGCGGTCATCAGGACCCACCCGGATATCGGCATGCGCATGCTCGCCGGCCATCCGCTGGCCCGACTCGTCAGCGACGCCGTGTTTTTGCATCACGAGCGCCCTGACGGCAAGGGTTATCCGCGCGGCCTGGTTGGCGGCGCGATTCCCGAAATGGCGCGCATCGTCGGCATCTGCGATGCGTTTGACGCGATGACCAGCCATCGCCCTTATCGACCCGGCATGCCGCGCGACAAGGCCGTCGCCGTCATTCGCGAATTTCGCGGAACGCAGTTTGACGCCCGCTTTGCCGACGTCGTCATCGCGCTGGGCGCGGCGGGAAGCCTCGACCATGTGATGGGCCATAGCGATACGGGCATCCCGCTGAGGTCGTGCCCCATGTGCGGCCCCACTTTGGTGGTGCAGCGCGAGCACCGGCGGGGCGATCACATCTACTGCCGCAACTGCAGCGGCGAATTCGTACTGGAAGAAGAAGACAACTTCCTGGTGGCGGCCCCTACCGGCAAGCAAGGCCGCGCCGTTGACCTGGAACCCGAAGCCGATACGGCGCTGATCGCACGCACGGTACGCGCGGCTGCAGAAGCGTTGCCTATTGCGGATATGCTCAGATCTTCAGCCCTGCCGCTCGGAGCCGGTCGATGAAGTTTTTCACCCGCTGGGTTGTCAGAGCGAAAATGAGGACCTGCTACTGTCATATCCCGCCGGATCTCTTGGTCGAGCTCGTCCGGGCGAAGTTCTTCGACCGCGTTCCCACTATCGAGCTCGTGAAGAGGTATCCGAGCGAGCGCGAGCGGGAGTACGTCCGCACGATCGCGCTGCTGGACGTGCCGGAAGCCGAGGTCCGCGAGCTTCTGAAAGGCGACGCCGCGTTCCTGGCGCACTTCCTGGACTGCCGTCGGCACGCGCTTCAGGTCTTGAAGGGGAGGATGAACGACCTCGAGGCGCACCTGAGATCGGCTTAGGTGGAAAAACCGATGCGGTGCAGCCCCTCCTGCGCGGGCAGTTCCGCCGTCCCCATCGGGAAGGCGACGGCCGATATGATGACGCCGGCCGGGATGAAGACGTGGGCATGGCAGAAGTCCTCGCCCTTCGCGTCGGGAAGCTTGCCCGTCCCGGCGGGGCAGACGCTGAACCGGGGGCTGTCGAGCCAGAGACCGTGGCTTTCGACCTTGTGCACGGTGGCCAGCAGCGGGGAGCCGTTGATGCCGAGCGGTCTCAGCCGCGAGACGACATCGTCGGAAAGGACGAGGATGACCTGCTTGCCCTTCAAGTCGTAGTCGAACATGGGCCTCCGTGACTCTCCGCGCTCTCTCCAGTTCGTCTCGTCCGCGGGCCGAACGTTACAGCGAGCCTGCTCGAGCGCCCCTCATGAGACGGGCTTCAATGTCCCGCCCACGCAGCTGGAGCAGCGATCCTCGACCGGCGCGCAGCGCGGGCACCACAGCTCCCCGCACTTATCGCACTTCCTCCAGCCCGTCTGCCCGGACTCCGGGCTCATGTTGCAGTGATTGCACGCCAGCGCGTTGTCTTCCATGATGCCTCCTTCTTTGGTTGCCCCTCGCGTCAGCCCTTCGTCGCCGGCGCGAACTCCAGCTCCGCGCCCAGGTTCTTGCCGATTCGTTGAATGAAGTTCCCGGCCGCCACGACGAAGGCGAGCTCGGCGATCTCCTTGGGTGAGAAGTTCCGTTTGAGCGCCTCCAAGGCCTGGTCATCGGCCTTGATCACTTGCGTGGTCTGGTAGGCGAAGCGGATCACGGCGCGTTCCGCCTCATTGAACGCGGGGTTGTCGAATCCCTGCGGCCCCAGCAAGGCGATTTGCGCGTCGGTCAGGCCCGCCGCTTTCCCCATCGGGACGTGGTGGCCCTGACAGTAGGCGCACTCGTTGGCGCGGGCGACGGTCAGGTAGGCGATCTCCCGCACGCGCGGCGTCAGCGAGAGCTTGTTGAAGTAGACATCGAGGAGGCCGCCGAAGGCCTGGGTGACGGGCCCGGAGTGACCGACGAGCTTGACGACGTTGGGCACCATTCCGAATCCCTTCTTGAGGTTCTCATAGACCGGCTTGGCTTCGGGAGCTTCCTGTCCTTCGTGAGCGTAGGTCGTTCGCGGCATGTCGATTCCTCCTGTACGTCATCCAAGGCGGACGTCGGCGGGTCCGGGACCGAGAGACCCGGACCCGCCGACGGGCCGTCTTAACAGCCGCCCACTTTCGTCATGGGGTCCTTCCGAGTCGGCGGCTCGATTCCTTTGATAAGGCCGCGGGCGACCCAAGATGAGAACCAGCGGCGGACCTCGGCGGCCCCGGCAACGCCCACCGACTTCGAGGCGCGGGCAAGCACGGCGCCAAGCCGAGCCCCTTCCTTGAGCCGTCGCAGCGTAATCCACTCCAGCCTGGAAATCTCATACACCTTCACCCAGGTCTCATCTCGAAAGAGCAGCAGCCATTGCGCCCGATCATTGCGGAGGATTTTGCCTCCGGCCTTAAGGGGAAGCTCGCGGCGGCGCCAAAGACGCTCGACGGGCCAATCGACTTTGAGGAGCAGGACCGTCGGATCCAGGATCAGTCTCACGCGCGCCCAATCCTCGTCCCGAATATTTCCGATGGTTTTAGGATCGAGGGGGAGCAGGCGATCGGCGAAAAGCCGGGTCATGGCGTCCCGCTCGAGCCGGGAGAGGTCCGCCAGGAACGGGTATTTCCGGCCGAGCGGATGGGAGCGCACGAAGCGAGGAAGGGCCGCGCCTAGATCCGCCAGAGAGGACGACCTCGATGGATTCGAGAGGAGGTAGTCGGCGACGAGAACGCGAAATTCGTATTCGCCCAGCGTCCTTCTCACGGCGGGGAAATCTGAGGTCAAGGCCTCGTGCAGGCGCAGAAAATAGCCGTCGCCATAGACGCTCAGACGCGTCGGCGCATCTAGCGGGGGGGGATCTGTGATCCAGCGCAGCGCCGCGGGTCTATTCTTCACGGCCGCCCGCACGCCTTGCGGGTCAGTGAATATCTCTCGTAAGGATCGCTGGAGACGGGCCAGGTTAGGCGGCGACGGCGGCATCGCGCACCTCCGTGGCCCGCGCCGCTTCGCGCTGAAGCCGCGCAAAGGACGGTATCTTGTCATCCCATTCGATGAGCGTCGGCACGCGCCCGAAGCGCCGGATCGCCGCCGCATAGAGCTCCCAAACCGGGTCCGAGACCGGATGATCGTGCGTGTCGATAAGAAAGCCTCCCTCGTCGGAGTAGCCGGCCAGATGCATCTGCCCTACCCGTTTCAACGGTATGGCGTTGATGTAATCGAGAGCGTCGAAGCCGTGGTTCACGGCGCTGACGTGGATGTTGTTGACGTCCATCAGTATCCCGCAGTCGGCGCGGGCGGCGATCTCCGCCAGAAACTCCCATTCCGGCATCTCGGAGTGCCGATAGGTCAGATAGCTGGAGACGTTTTCGATGAGAATCCGGCGGCCGAGGTATTCCTGCACTCGTCTCAGGCGCGCGGCGACATGGTCGACGACCGCTTCGGTGTAGGGCAGTGGAAGCAGGTCATGAAGATTCCGCCCGCCGACCCCCGTCCAGCAAAGATGATCGGACACGATGGCGGGCTCGATGATACGGATGAGGCTCTTGAGCCGTTTCAGATAGTTCCGGTTCAAAGGATCGGCTGAGCCGATGCTGAGCGAGACGCCGTGAAGCATCACCGGATAGTCGCGGCGGACGCGCCCGAGCACCTCGAGGGGCCGTCCCCCTGAGGAGCCGCCCCGCAGTCCCATGTAGTTCTCGGAGTTCACCTCGAACCAGGAGACCGCGGGACGGCGTGAGAGCACATGATCGTAGTGGGCGGGCCGCAGTCCGAGGCCGACGCCGAGTTCCGGGTTCATGTCTCTCCTTGAGGCCGCCGGTCCTACTTGCTGCCCAGGTCCTTCATCGGCTCGGCGCCGGTCTTCGCGGCCTT is from Elusimicrobiota bacterium and encodes:
- a CDS encoding M20/M25/M40 family metallo-hydrolase; translation: MRLATAALAVAASGWATEPADEGVWISLARADLPGLAAAGVAMGASIQSDARLAIYRVDPALLPVLSSAMHERFNKCGGFFAHATRAEAETDLKAVAAPAGENPTVDQGSVVRPLAAAVKESELRATIEDLSTRHDRFYQTEDGAAAARALAARWRAILKGVPGAAVELVEHAGWKQPSVMAVLPGTDLSGETVVLGGHLDSINSRAGAQGRAPGADDNASGIAVLTEALRVLAEGGFRPRRTVAFIGYAAEEVGLRGSGDIAKRWRAEGRAVAGVIQFDMTNFAGSGDRLFLVTDNVEPALTDYLGRLSDAYTGARRGEVACGYACSDHASWTRSGYPASAVFESNFDGVNPNIHTERDTLAASGAAHSVKFARLAVAFAVETAKAAPPARPLGPS
- a CDS encoding DUF3179 domain-containing protein — translated: MRNTVTVALTAALPLALTALTLGGCAGLDPEAALANRGRDRRPISVDHGKVFQAGGRRWLWGGKAAAQNFDITESRLRPAQLHYGIGREAFPALLEPRFEPVSSASKRLEAGERVLTATIAGETRIYPLSLLERHEVVNDELGGREIFAAFCPLADLAAVYDRRVHGRVHTFALSGYTYFSPELWSGLDAFVLWDRETESLWLPTAGRAVSGAMLDAPMTVLERSLWSQTTWGDARARFPDARVLSRDQPYSPPRTWVRLEPRAHERPTETPPDALAPRWGENGGVK
- a CDS encoding HD-GYP domain-containing protein; translated protein: MNAFKQLSRWLAPDANHESADALTHYSHLLASLLTMAWFVEARDPYTGGHLWRVSRYARLLAEDAGYGDADAARISLGGFLHDLGKIGVPDAILRKPERLTDDEYAVIRTHPDIGMRMLAGHPLARLVSDAVFLHHERPDGKGYPRGLVGGAIPEMARIVGICDAFDAMTSHRPYRPGMPRDKAVAVIREFRGTQFDARFADVVIALGAAGSLDHVMGHSDTGIPLRSCPMCGPTLVVQREHRRGDHIYCRNCSGEFVLEEEDNFLVAAPTGKQGRAVDLEPEADTALIARTVRAAAEALPIADMLRSSALPLGAGR
- a CDS encoding carboxymuconolactone decarboxylase family protein — its product is MPRTTYAHEGQEAPEAKPVYENLKKGFGMVPNVVKLVGHSGPVTQAFGGLLDVYFNKLSLTPRVREIAYLTVARANECAYCQGHHVPMGKAAGLTDAQIALLGPQGFDNPAFNEAERAVIRFAYQTTQVIKADDQALEALKRNFSPKEIAELAFVVAAGNFIQRIGKNLGAELEFAPATKG
- a CDS encoding putative DNA-binding domain-containing protein, which translates into the protein MKNRPAALRWITDPPPLDAPTRLSVYGDGYFLRLHEALTSDFPAVRRTLGEYEFRVLVADYLLSNPSRSSSLADLGAALPRFVRSHPLGRKYPFLADLSRLERDAMTRLFADRLLPLDPKTIGNIRDEDWARVRLILDPTVLLLKVDWPVERLWRRRELPLKAGGKILRNDRAQWLLLFRDETWVKVYEISRLEWITLRRLKEGARLGAVLARASKSVGVAGAAEVRRWFSSWVARGLIKGIEPPTRKDPMTKVGGC
- a CDS encoding DUF692 domain-containing protein encodes the protein MNPELGVGLGLRPAHYDHVLSRRPAVSWFEVNSENYMGLRGGSSGGRPLEVLGRVRRDYPVMLHGVSLSIGSADPLNRNYLKRLKSLIRIIEPAIVSDHLCWTGVGGRNLHDLLPLPYTEAVVDHVAARLRRVQEYLGRRILIENVSSYLTYRHSEMPEWEFLAEIAARADCGILMDVNNIHVSAVNHGFDALDYINAIPLKRVGQMHLAGYSDEGGFLIDTHDHPVSDPVWELYAAAIRRFGRVPTLIEWDDKIPSFARLQREAARATEVRDAAVAA